The following coding sequences are from one Spea bombifrons isolate aSpeBom1 chromosome 13, aSpeBom1.2.pri, whole genome shotgun sequence window:
- the SLC35C2 gene encoding solute carrier family 35 member C2 isoform X1, producing the protein MGFHYCAVLWKILLTVGLVAFYYSFSIGITFYNKWLLKRFHLPLFMTLVHLLMIFLLSALSRELMACYSGRARVTLTWSDYLKKVAPTALATALDIGLSNWSFLYITVSLYTMTKSSAVLFILFFSLLFKLEEPRPGLILVVLLISGGLFMFTFKSTQFDTRGFLLVLAASCLGGVRWTLTQIIMQKAELGLQNPIDTMYHLQPVMFLSLFPLFVGIEGLHVSTSEQLFRYHDVNRLLVLLSALCAGGLLAFGLGYSEFLLVSRTSSLTLSIAGIFKELCILLLATQLLGDEMSLLNWLGFAVCVLGIGLHIALKTSHARAVDNHKPHRVGLSTDTELLLMGRDDEEEEET; encoded by the exons ATGGGGTTCCACTACTGTGCCGTCTTATGGAAGATTCTTCTCACCGTGGGACTGGTCGCCTTCTACTACAGCTTCTCTATCGGGATCACTTTCTACAACAAATGGCTTCTCAAG AGATTCCATCTCCCTCTGTTCATGACTCTCGTCCATCTCCTGATGATCTTCCTGTTGTCGGCCCTCAGCAGGGAACTGATGGCGTGTTACAGCGGCCGCGCAAGGGTCACCCTGACATGGTCCGACTACCTCAAAAAAGTGGCCCCCACAG CTTTGGCCACAGCCCTGGACATTGGACTTTCCAACTGGAGCTTCTTGTACATCACTGTGTCTCT GTACACCATGACAAAGTCTTCAGCTGTCCTCTTCATCCTGTTCTTCTCCCTGTTGTTTAAGCTGGAGGAACCG AGACCCGGACTAATCCTAGTGGTCCTGCTGATATCAGGAGGACTCTTCATGTTCACGTTCAAGTCAACGCAGTTTGACACCAGGGGTTTCTTACTAGTTCTAGCTGCTTCTTGCCTTGGTGGTGTCAGGTGGACCCTCACCCAGATCATCATGCAGAAGGCAGAGCTTG GTTTGCAGAACCCAATAGATACGATGTACCACTTGCAGCCGGTCATGTTCCTCAGCCTTTTCCCTCTATTCGTTGGCATTGAAG GTCTTCATGTGTCGACATCAGAGCAGCTGTTTCGTTACCACGATGTTAATCGACTGCTGGTTCTTCTGAGTGCTCTCTGTGCCGGGGGATTGCTTGCATTTGGACTGGGATACTCAGAGTTCCTCTTAGTGTCCAGGACATCAAGTCTTACCCTTTCCATCGCGGGCATATTTAAG GAGCTCTGTATTTTGCTGTTGGCGACACAGTTACTGGGCGATGAGATGAGTCTTCTGAATTGGTTGGGCTTTGCAGTCTGCGTTTTGGGTATTGGTCTTCATATTGCTCTAAAGACAAGTCATGCCAGag CAGTAGACAACCACAAGCCACATCGAGTTGGGCTAAGCACAGATACGGAGCTGCTGTTGATGGGACGTGAtgatgaagaagaggaagagacaTGA
- the SLC35C2 gene encoding solute carrier family 35 member C2 isoform X2 produces the protein MGFHYCAVLWKILLTVGLVAFYYSFSIGITFYNKWLLKRFHLPLFMTLVHLLMIFLLSALSRELMACYSGRARVTLTWSDYLKKVAPTALATALDIGLSNWSFLYITVSLYTMTKSSAVLFILFFSLLFKLEEPRPGLILVVLLISGGLFMFTFKSTQFDTRGFLLVLAASCLGGVRWTLTQIIMQKAELGLQNPIDTMYHLQPVMFLSLFPLFVGIEGLHVSTSEQLFRYHDVNRLLVLLSALCAGGLLAFGLGYSEFLLVSRTSSLTLSIAGIFKELCILLLATQLLGDEMSLLNWLGFAVCVLGIGLHIALKTSHARVDNHKPHRVGLSTDTELLLMGRDDEEEEET, from the exons ATGGGGTTCCACTACTGTGCCGTCTTATGGAAGATTCTTCTCACCGTGGGACTGGTCGCCTTCTACTACAGCTTCTCTATCGGGATCACTTTCTACAACAAATGGCTTCTCAAG AGATTCCATCTCCCTCTGTTCATGACTCTCGTCCATCTCCTGATGATCTTCCTGTTGTCGGCCCTCAGCAGGGAACTGATGGCGTGTTACAGCGGCCGCGCAAGGGTCACCCTGACATGGTCCGACTACCTCAAAAAAGTGGCCCCCACAG CTTTGGCCACAGCCCTGGACATTGGACTTTCCAACTGGAGCTTCTTGTACATCACTGTGTCTCT GTACACCATGACAAAGTCTTCAGCTGTCCTCTTCATCCTGTTCTTCTCCCTGTTGTTTAAGCTGGAGGAACCG AGACCCGGACTAATCCTAGTGGTCCTGCTGATATCAGGAGGACTCTTCATGTTCACGTTCAAGTCAACGCAGTTTGACACCAGGGGTTTCTTACTAGTTCTAGCTGCTTCTTGCCTTGGTGGTGTCAGGTGGACCCTCACCCAGATCATCATGCAGAAGGCAGAGCTTG GTTTGCAGAACCCAATAGATACGATGTACCACTTGCAGCCGGTCATGTTCCTCAGCCTTTTCCCTCTATTCGTTGGCATTGAAG GTCTTCATGTGTCGACATCAGAGCAGCTGTTTCGTTACCACGATGTTAATCGACTGCTGGTTCTTCTGAGTGCTCTCTGTGCCGGGGGATTGCTTGCATTTGGACTGGGATACTCAGAGTTCCTCTTAGTGTCCAGGACATCAAGTCTTACCCTTTCCATCGCGGGCATATTTAAG GAGCTCTGTATTTTGCTGTTGGCGACACAGTTACTGGGCGATGAGATGAGTCTTCTGAATTGGTTGGGCTTTGCAGTCTGCGTTTTGGGTATTGGTCTTCATATTGCTCTAAAGACAAGTCATGCCAGag TAGACAACCACAAGCCACATCGAGTTGGGCTAAGCACAGATACGGAGCTGCTGTTGATGGGACGTGAtgatgaagaagaggaagagacaTGA